The Nesterenkonia xinjiangensis genome contains a region encoding:
- a CDS encoding DUF6653 family protein, with amino-acid sequence MTSPDELYARVFRRHAHPVSAWSRLISTPLLMVPLWTRRWWLYLPIGAWFAVNPVMSPPADDSTSFATRAILGEEAWTRDPTSDLRALALGGIASASLAGAMVASYHHRRIPAVVGTGFYMALTLEQWKLWAGRFARGARPPTP; translated from the coding sequence GTGACGTCCCCGGATGAACTCTACGCGCGCGTGTTTCGTCGGCACGCCCATCCCGTCAGCGCCTGGTCCCGGCTGATCAGCACGCCCTTACTGATGGTGCCCCTGTGGACTCGGCGGTGGTGGCTGTATCTGCCCATCGGGGCGTGGTTCGCCGTGAACCCCGTGATGAGCCCACCGGCTGACGACTCGACGTCCTTCGCCACACGGGCGATCCTGGGCGAGGAGGCCTGGACCCGGGACCCCACCTCTGACCTGCGGGCCCTCGCGCTGGGCGGCATCGCGAGCGCCTCGCTCGCAGGTGCCATGGTCGCCAGCTATCACCATAGACGGATCCCCGCCGTCGTCGGCACCGGCTTCTACATGGCGCTGACGCTGGAGCAGTGGAAGCTGTGGGCGGGCCGGTTCGCGCGGGGCGCACGTCCACCGACCCCCTGA
- a CDS encoding HAD family hydrolase, producing the protein MTTDERPAPSNPAPFSTVLSDTALPRLVAFDIDGTLFDSTKRPQPGTLRAFAGLRAAGTRIMLASGRPIPGLRGLAERCGLGTDLIFAGLNGSVVVDQATGRTLARHPVPENVARPLIATGVRHGALMMLPHDDELVVADDGDPQAVHEAGGNGLTLRVVEDITAPGIEPTKVLYCAPRPQLEILEVELRERFADRIELSYSSPIYLEATGAGVDKSTALLDFCRTQGIEPAETMAFGDNGNDVTMLRAAGIGVAMGNAIPEAQEAADIVTASHDDEGIARVLSRWVDVGELTPAVG; encoded by the coding sequence GTGACGACCGACGAGCGCCCCGCCCCCTCCAACCCCGCCCCCTTCAGTACTGTCCTGTCGGACACCGCCCTGCCCCGGCTGGTGGCCTTCGACATCGATGGGACCCTGTTCGACTCCACCAAGCGGCCCCAGCCCGGCACGCTGCGGGCGTTCGCCGGCCTGCGTGCCGCAGGCACTCGAATCATGCTCGCCTCCGGGCGGCCCATCCCCGGGCTGCGGGGACTCGCCGAGCGCTGCGGACTCGGGACTGATCTGATCTTCGCCGGCCTCAACGGTTCGGTGGTCGTGGACCAGGCCACCGGCCGCACGCTCGCCCGCCACCCCGTCCCTGAGAATGTCGCCCGGCCGCTGATCGCCACCGGGGTGCGTCACGGAGCGCTGATGATGCTTCCCCACGACGACGAGCTGGTCGTCGCCGACGACGGCGACCCGCAGGCCGTCCACGAGGCCGGCGGCAATGGGCTGACCCTCCGGGTAGTCGAGGACATCACGGCACCGGGCATTGAGCCCACCAAGGTCCTCTACTGCGCGCCGCGCCCGCAGCTGGAGATCCTGGAGGTCGAGCTGCGGGAACGCTTCGCTGACCGGATCGAGCTGAGCTACTCCTCGCCGATCTACCTGGAGGCCACCGGCGCCGGCGTCGACAAGTCCACCGCACTGCTGGACTTCTGCCGGACCCAGGGGATCGAACCGGCGGAGACGATGGCCTTCGGTGACAACGGCAACGACGTGACGATGCTGCGCGCGGCGGGCATCGGGGTGGCCATGGGCAACGCCATCCCTGAGGCGCAGGAGGCCGCTGACATCGTGACAGCCAGCCATGACGACGAAGGCATCGCCCGCGTGCTGAGCCGCTGGGTCGACGTCGGAGAGCTCACCCCGGCCGTCGGCTGA
- the fdhA gene encoding formaldehyde dehydrogenase, glutathione-independent yields the protein MSSNRVVVYKSPGEVAVESVDYPSLEVPQEVADHFGITKKAPHAAILKIVTTNICGSDQHMVRGRTTAPQGQTLGHEITGEVVEAGEDVLFVNEGDICSVPFNIACGRCRMCDEGKTGICLNVNPARAGAAYGYVDMGGWIGGQAEYVMIPYADFNLLKFPDRDQALEKILDLTMLSDIFPTGYHGAYTAGVTTGSTVYVAGAGPVGLAAAHAAQLLGAAVVMVGDMVPGRLTQAESFGCVGIDLSTEGELTDKIAEVVGEPEVDAAVDAVGFEARGHGSGAGEAPATVLNDCMTVARAGAGIGIPGLYVTGDPGAVDDAAKEGTLGVRLGLGWAKSHSFMTGQCPVKQYNRKLMNLILHDRAQIAKAVNATAIGLDDAPRGYQEFDDGAARKFVIDPHGMVAA from the coding sequence ATGAGTTCGAACAGAGTCGTCGTCTACAAGTCCCCCGGAGAGGTGGCGGTCGAGTCCGTCGACTACCCCTCCCTGGAAGTCCCCCAGGAGGTGGCGGACCACTTCGGAATCACGAAGAAGGCGCCCCACGCCGCCATCCTGAAGATCGTCACCACCAACATCTGTGGATCGGACCAGCACATGGTCCGCGGCCGCACCACCGCGCCCCAGGGGCAGACCCTCGGGCATGAGATCACCGGCGAGGTCGTCGAAGCCGGGGAGGATGTGCTCTTCGTCAACGAAGGAGACATCTGTTCTGTGCCCTTCAACATCGCCTGCGGCCGCTGCCGCATGTGCGACGAGGGCAAGACCGGCATCTGCCTCAACGTGAACCCGGCCCGCGCCGGCGCCGCCTACGGCTACGTCGACATGGGTGGCTGGATCGGTGGTCAGGCGGAGTACGTGATGATCCCCTATGCGGACTTCAACCTGCTGAAGTTCCCGGACCGGGACCAGGCGCTGGAGAAGATCCTGGACCTCACGATGCTCTCCGACATCTTCCCGACCGGCTATCACGGCGCCTACACGGCCGGAGTCACCACCGGGTCCACCGTCTACGTGGCCGGCGCCGGGCCGGTGGGTCTCGCCGCCGCCCACGCCGCCCAGCTGCTGGGCGCCGCGGTGGTCATGGTCGGAGACATGGTTCCCGGTCGGCTCACCCAGGCCGAGAGCTTCGGCTGCGTCGGCATCGATCTGAGCACCGAGGGTGAACTGACCGACAAGATCGCCGAGGTCGTCGGAGAGCCAGAGGTCGACGCCGCTGTCGACGCCGTCGGCTTCGAGGCCCGCGGCCACGGCTCCGGGGCCGGAGAGGCGCCGGCCACCGTGCTCAACGACTGCATGACCGTGGCCCGTGCCGGTGCGGGGATCGGCATCCCCGGGCTCTACGTCACCGGGGATCCCGGTGCGGTCGACGACGCGGCCAAGGAAGGCACTCTGGGCGTCCGACTGGGACTGGGCTGGGCGAAGTCGCACTCGTTCATGACAGGACAGTGCCCGGTGAAGCAGTACAACCGGAAGCTGATGAACCTGATCCTCCATGACCGCGCGCAGATCGCGAAGGCCGTCAACGCCACCGCCATCGGCCTCGACGATGCCCCGCGCGGGTATCAGGAGTTCGACGACGGCGCGGCCCGGAAGTTCGTCATCGACCCGCATGGCATGGTGGCCGCCTGA
- the dnaB gene encoding replicative DNA helicase, producing MEAYDAPPAAESRTPPQDLVAEQSVLGGMMLSKDAIADVVEVLRGQDFYRPAHELIYDAIVDLYGRGEPADVVTISDHLTKRQELQRVGGPAYLHNLAQSVPTAANASFYAEIVHERAILRRLVEAGTKIAQMGHTADGEVEAIVNQAQSEIYSVAENRQSEDYVALSEVLVPTIDEIETNASHDGGLTGIPTGFRDLDDLTHGFHGGQMIIVAARPAMGKSTLALDFARAASVGHGMTSAFFSLEMGRNEIAMRLLSAEAKIQFQDLRKGDIRDDDWDKMSLAVDKLNEVPLFIDDSPNMSLMEIRAKARRLKQRHNLKLIVLDYLQLLSSGKRVESRQQEVSEFSRTLKLLAKELDVPIVALSQLNRGSEQRTDKRPQVSDLRESGSIEQDADMVLLLHREEVYDKESPRAGEADIIVAKNRNGPTRDIVVAFQGHYARFQDMAQDI from the coding sequence TTGGAAGCCTATGACGCCCCGCCGGCGGCTGAGTCGCGCACGCCGCCGCAGGACCTGGTGGCCGAGCAGTCGGTGCTGGGCGGGATGATGCTCTCGAAGGACGCGATCGCCGACGTCGTCGAGGTGCTGCGGGGTCAAGACTTCTACCGTCCTGCCCACGAGCTGATCTACGACGCGATCGTGGACCTCTACGGGCGGGGTGAGCCCGCCGACGTCGTCACCATCTCCGACCATCTGACCAAACGGCAGGAGCTGCAGCGGGTGGGCGGCCCCGCCTATCTGCACAATCTGGCCCAGTCGGTCCCGACGGCGGCCAACGCCTCGTTCTATGCGGAGATCGTCCACGAGCGTGCCATCCTGCGCCGTCTGGTGGAGGCCGGCACCAAGATCGCGCAGATGGGCCACACCGCCGACGGTGAGGTCGAGGCGATCGTCAACCAGGCGCAGTCGGAGATCTACAGCGTCGCGGAGAACCGGCAGAGCGAGGACTATGTGGCGCTCTCCGAGGTGCTGGTCCCCACCATCGACGAGATCGAGACCAACGCCAGCCACGACGGCGGGCTGACCGGCATCCCGACCGGCTTCCGGGATCTGGACGACCTCACCCACGGGTTCCACGGCGGGCAGATGATCATCGTCGCCGCGCGTCCCGCGATGGGAAAGTCGACCCTGGCGCTGGACTTCGCCCGTGCCGCCTCCGTGGGGCACGGGATGACGTCTGCGTTCTTCTCCCTGGAGATGGGGCGCAACGAGATCGCCATGCGTCTGCTCTCCGCCGAGGCCAAGATTCAGTTCCAGGATCTGCGCAAGGGCGACATCCGCGATGACGACTGGGACAAGATGTCCCTGGCGGTGGACAAGCTCAACGAGGTGCCGCTGTTCATCGACGACTCCCCCAACATGTCGCTGATGGAGATCCGGGCGAAGGCTCGCCGGCTCAAGCAGCGGCACAACTTGAAGCTCATCGTGCTGGACTACCTGCAGCTGCTCAGCTCCGGCAAGCGTGTGGAGTCCCGTCAGCAGGAGGTCAGCGAGTTCTCCCGAACCCTGAAGCTGCTGGCCAAGGAGCTCGACGTCCCGATCGTCGCCCTGTCCCAGCTGAACCGTGGCTCCGAACAGCGCACCGACAAGCGCCCCCAGGTCTCTGACCTGCGTGAGTCCGGCTCCATCGAGCAGGACGCCGACATGGTGCTGCTGCTGCACCGTGAAGAGGTCTATGACAAGGAGTCCCCGCGCGCCGGGGAGGCTGACATCATCGTCGCGAAGAACCGTAACGGCCCCACCCGGGACATCGTGGTCGCCTTCCAGGGCCACTACGCCCGCTTCCAGGACATGGCCCAGGACATCTAG
- a CDS encoding alpha/beta hydrolase produces MDIFRTDGAAISYELSAADSSPAGTFVQLHGLTSCGSREHRVGLDMTGRLESMRVLRYDARGHGGSTGRKVAEDYRWPRLAGDLLALLDALAPGEQVHAAGPSMGAATLLHAALSAPRRFATLTLLVPPTAWETRAAQAGNYRRSAQLVEDSGIGAFVRIGAQVLPPPALADRSRERVPAVSQELLPSIFRGAALTDLPAPEEISRLQVPTQILAWVDDPSHPVATAEALHRLIPDSTLSIAATPQELATWPVRTAAHVAAHPAAGVEPDSGPGSTARAGLSAEGEKMVSADPR; encoded by the coding sequence GTGGACATATTCCGGACCGACGGAGCGGCGATCTCCTATGAGCTCAGCGCCGCAGACTCCTCACCGGCGGGAACCTTCGTCCAGCTGCACGGTCTGACCTCCTGCGGCTCCCGTGAGCACCGCGTCGGCTTGGACATGACCGGCCGCCTCGAGTCGATGCGCGTGCTGCGCTATGACGCCCGCGGGCACGGCGGTTCCACCGGCCGCAAGGTCGCCGAGGACTACCGGTGGCCTCGCCTGGCTGGAGATCTGCTGGCCCTGCTCGATGCCCTCGCACCCGGGGAACAGGTTCATGCTGCCGGCCCGTCCATGGGTGCGGCCACGCTGCTGCACGCGGCGCTCTCCGCGCCCCGTCGCTTCGCCACGCTGACCCTGCTGGTCCCGCCGACCGCCTGGGAGACCCGGGCGGCCCAGGCCGGGAACTACCGCCGCTCCGCGCAGCTGGTGGAGGACTCCGGCATCGGGGCCTTCGTGCGCATCGGCGCCCAGGTGCTGCCCCCTCCCGCGCTGGCGGACCGGTCCCGGGAACGAGTGCCCGCGGTCAGCCAGGAGCTGCTGCCCTCGATCTTCCGGGGCGCGGCGCTGACCGATCTGCCCGCACCCGAGGAGATCTCCCGCCTGCAGGTGCCCACACAGATTCTCGCCTGGGTGGACGACCCCTCTCATCCCGTGGCCACCGCTGAGGCGCTGCACCGGCTGATCCCCGACTCCACGCTGAGCATCGCCGCCACGCCGCAGGAGCTGGCCACCTGGCCCGTGCGGACCGCCGCGCATGTGGCGGCGCACCCGGCGGCCGGGGTGGAGCCGGATTCAGGGCCCGGCTCGACGGCGCGGGCTGGGCTGTCAGCTGAGGGTGAGAAGATGGTCTCTGCCGACCCCCGCTGA
- a CDS encoding SDR family oxidoreductase — protein sequence MTDSTRHDHAKPDSTPDPTGTRSLEGRVALVAGATRGAGRAIARQLGRAGAVVYCTGRSTAQTPSDYGRPETIEETAELITGTGGTAHAVVVDHLDVEAVRALVARIDSEQGRLDILVNDIGGEAYVQFETRLWEYDLDAGRRLFDTALLTHLNTSHSALGLLTRNPGGLVVEVTDGTRAYNASHYRETVFLDLAKTGVDRLAFAEGHELAAHGGTAVSVSPGWLRSEMMLDHFGVTEQDWRQAAEANRGRTDTVPPYEFVISETPEMLARGIAALAADPNRAVWNTRSTSSFELATHYALTDVDGSRPDSWSFITAMEDTPVEEIDVDDYR from the coding sequence ATGACCGACAGCACCAGGCACGACCACGCCAAGCCCGATTCCACACCCGATCCCACCGGCACCCGATCCTTGGAAGGGAGGGTCGCCCTGGTCGCGGGGGCGACCCGCGGGGCAGGCCGCGCCATCGCCCGCCAGCTGGGACGAGCCGGCGCCGTCGTCTACTGCACGGGACGCTCCACCGCGCAGACGCCCTCCGACTACGGGCGTCCGGAGACCATCGAGGAGACCGCGGAGCTCATCACTGGTACGGGCGGCACTGCGCATGCCGTCGTCGTGGACCATCTCGACGTCGAGGCGGTGCGGGCCCTGGTGGCGCGCATCGACAGCGAGCAGGGCAGGTTGGACATCCTGGTCAACGACATCGGTGGAGAAGCCTATGTCCAGTTCGAGACCCGGCTGTGGGAGTACGACCTCGACGCCGGACGGCGTCTGTTCGACACGGCGCTGCTGACGCACCTGAACACCAGTCACAGCGCCCTGGGCCTGCTGACCAGGAATCCCGGCGGACTGGTGGTGGAGGTGACCGACGGGACCCGCGCCTACAACGCCTCCCACTACCGGGAGACGGTGTTCCTGGACCTGGCGAAGACGGGGGTGGACCGGCTGGCCTTCGCCGAGGGCCACGAGCTCGCCGCGCACGGAGGCACCGCCGTCTCGGTCTCACCGGGGTGGCTGCGCTCGGAGATGATGCTGGACCATTTCGGCGTCACCGAGCAGGACTGGCGACAGGCCGCCGAGGCCAACCGCGGGAGGACCGACACCGTCCCGCCCTACGAGTTCGTGATCTCCGAGACTCCGGAGATGCTCGCCCGAGGCATCGCCGCGCTGGCCGCGGATCCGAACCGGGCGGTCTGGAACACCCGCTCAACCAGCTCCTTCGAACTGGCCACCCACTACGCACTCACCGACGTGGACGGCTCCCGGCCTGACTCCTGGAGCTTCATCACCGCGATGGAGGACACCCCCGTGGAGGAGATCGACGTCGACGACTACCGCTGA
- a CDS encoding PLDc N-terminal domain-containing protein: MEHSVWILSLTADVASGGAAAPWWLRWGLLVAGALALAALMVLVQTRHRPPRGALWALVILGVPILGPTTYFIVETVRHRREYPSSSGEPPRR, from the coding sequence ATGGAGCACTCAGTGTGGATCCTCTCGCTGACCGCCGATGTCGCCTCGGGTGGTGCCGCGGCCCCGTGGTGGTTGCGGTGGGGTCTGCTGGTGGCCGGGGCGCTGGCACTCGCCGCCCTCATGGTGCTGGTCCAGACCCGGCACCGCCCGCCGCGAGGTGCCCTGTGGGCTCTGGTCATTCTGGGCGTGCCGATCCTCGGACCTACGACGTACTTCATCGTGGAGACCGTGCGTCACAGGAGGGAATACCCGTCATCCTCCGGTGAGCCGCCCCGTCGCTGA
- a CDS encoding helix-turn-helix transcriptional regulator: MRTSRLVALLLELTRVRRSTVADLAAPLGVSARTIQRDLVALQDMGVPVWTRTGPAGGVGLVEGWRSPLTGMMAAEVQALLLGQAGSRELGMHTEFETARAKMVSSPGAPQAMGESAVERFHIDHHRWFAEPERPPALPTVADAVWTGRRLSIRYERPGRPGEPVSRRLDPLGLVLKTDRWYLIAAHRRSVRTYRVSRMTDATVHEEQAWRPADFSLADHWQRSQTRFERSVNSLPVCVSIPQSSAQTLRAALPGTQIDAALEEARRTAGTSADPGGGTRLEVSLMTEALEIVGAQLLGVPGVEVHEPAELRGFLHERGQDLAARNTPR, from the coding sequence ATGCGCACCTCGCGGCTGGTGGCCCTGCTGCTGGAGCTGACCAGGGTGCGGCGGAGCACCGTCGCTGACCTGGCCGCACCCCTCGGGGTTTCAGCCCGCACCATCCAGCGGGACCTGGTCGCCCTGCAGGACATGGGGGTGCCGGTGTGGACCCGCACGGGACCGGCCGGCGGAGTGGGGCTGGTGGAGGGCTGGCGTTCCCCGCTGACCGGGATGATGGCCGCCGAGGTCCAGGCGCTGCTGCTGGGCCAGGCCGGTTCCCGCGAGCTGGGGATGCACACGGAGTTCGAGACCGCCCGGGCGAAGATGGTCTCCAGCCCGGGGGCGCCGCAGGCGATGGGCGAGTCGGCGGTGGAACGCTTCCACATCGACCACCACCGATGGTTCGCAGAACCGGAGCGGCCGCCTGCGCTGCCTACGGTGGCCGATGCGGTGTGGACGGGGCGTCGGCTGAGCATCCGCTATGAGCGTCCCGGCCGACCCGGTGAACCGGTGAGCCGACGTCTGGATCCCCTGGGCCTGGTGCTGAAGACCGACCGCTGGTACCTGATCGCCGCCCACCGACGATCGGTGCGCACTTACCGGGTCTCCCGCATGACGGACGCGACCGTCCACGAGGAACAGGCCTGGCGTCCGGCGGATTTCTCCTTGGCTGATCACTGGCAGCGCTCGCAGACACGGTTCGAGCGCTCCGTGAACAGCCTCCCGGTGTGTGTGTCCATCCCGCAGTCTTCCGCGCAGACCCTGCGAGCGGCCCTTCCCGGGACACAGATCGACGCCGCGCTGGAGGAGGCCCGGCGGACCGCAGGGACGAGCGCCGACCCCGGCGGTGGGACACGGTTGGAGGTCAGCCTGATGACCGAGGCGCTGGAGATCGTCGGAGCCCAGCTGCTCGGAGTGCCCGGAGTGGAGGTGCATGAGCCAGCCGAGCTGCGCGGGTTCCTGCACGAGCGCGGCCAGGACCTGGCGGCCAGGAACACTCCTCGCTGA
- a CDS encoding S8 family serine peptidase, which translates to MHTPEHTLSTSTREGRFVVVFDTADLHVRDQEAPGLLRAEGLSTDTYFSRLGIAVVDGEDERLEAFRSRCRDRRRPVRVLPERIYHVLGPATPARPAEHSGSFTDTADLTWGLQAVRAVESGHTGAGVRVAVLDTGFDLEHPDFTDRGVTAESFIEGETAQDGHGHGTHCIGTVGGPRSREAGPGYGVAPEAEIFSGKVLGDDGSGSDTSILAGIDWALRHDCDLISMSLGADIPEVHPPYVAAGRRALEQGALIIAAAGNNARRSAGEDGFVGAPANSPFVMAVGALDSELGVADFSARTLPGRGGQVDVAAPGVDVLSSWIGDEQHRTISGTSMATPHVAGVAALLAEATGFRSRELWAEIVQEAVRLEQPSVDVGSGLSVAPPADDAG; encoded by the coding sequence ATGCACACTCCCGAGCACACTCTGAGCACCAGCACCCGCGAGGGTCGCTTCGTCGTCGTCTTCGACACCGCCGACCTCCACGTCCGGGATCAGGAAGCCCCGGGTCTGCTCCGCGCAGAGGGTCTCTCCACCGACACCTACTTCTCCCGACTGGGCATCGCCGTGGTCGACGGGGAGGACGAACGCCTGGAGGCCTTCCGGAGCCGCTGCCGGGATCGCCGCCGTCCCGTCCGGGTGCTGCCCGAACGGATCTACCACGTGCTGGGTCCCGCGACGCCGGCCCGGCCTGCCGAGCATTCAGGCTCTTTCACCGACACCGCGGACCTGACCTGGGGCCTGCAGGCGGTGCGCGCCGTCGAGTCGGGGCACACCGGGGCCGGGGTCCGGGTGGCGGTGTTGGACACCGGCTTCGACCTCGAGCACCCCGACTTCACCGATCGCGGCGTGACCGCCGAGTCCTTCATCGAGGGTGAGACCGCCCAGGACGGCCACGGGCACGGCACCCACTGCATCGGCACCGTGGGCGGTCCGCGCAGCCGCGAGGCCGGCCCGGGCTACGGTGTGGCGCCGGAGGCGGAGATCTTCTCCGGGAAGGTGCTCGGCGACGACGGCTCAGGCTCCGACACCTCCATCCTGGCCGGGATCGACTGGGCCCTGCGCCATGACTGCGACCTGATCTCGATGTCCCTGGGCGCTGACATCCCGGAGGTGCACCCGCCCTACGTGGCCGCCGGGCGGCGTGCCCTGGAACAGGGCGCGCTGATCATCGCCGCAGCGGGCAACAACGCACGGCGCAGCGCCGGGGAGGACGGGTTCGTCGGAGCGCCGGCGAACAGCCCCTTCGTCATGGCTGTGGGTGCCCTGGACTCGGAGCTGGGGGTCGCGGACTTCTCGGCCCGCACGCTGCCGGGACGGGGCGGACAGGTCGACGTCGCCGCCCCGGGGGTGGATGTGCTCTCCTCCTGGATCGGGGACGAGCAGCACCGGACCATCAGCGGGACCTCCATGGCCACGCCTCATGTCGCAGGTGTCGCCGCGCTCCTCGCCGAGGCCACCGGCTTCCGGTCGCGTGAACTGTGGGCCGAGATCGTCCAGGAGGCGGTGCGGCTGGAGCAGCCCTCCGTCGACGTCGGATCAGGGCTCTCCGTGGCGCCGCCGGCAGACGATGCCGGCTGA